TGCTTGAAATAGCTTATATTGATTCAAGTGGAATTATTAAAGAGATTTATGATTTAGAGCCGTACTCTAGGGCAAATGTTAATTCTCTTTATAAGGTAAGGTATGCTCTTGAGCTTCCAAGGGGCTCATTTTCTAAATTTCAAATAAAAATAGGTGACAAGGTTCATTTTTGCTTTGATGTTAATTCTTTATTAGTAGAATGATTTTGAAATTATTGGGCTTTGATTTCTTGAAGTTCTTCTTCTATTTGATCTTCTTTAAGTTCGTTATTAGATTCTTTTGTTGAATTTGTTTTTTCTTGCTTTAAGGTGGGCTGTTCATTTGATTCATTTGTATTGTTATTTTCTTCATTATTATCAATGTTTTCGTTGTTGGTTGTTATTATTTTTTTGAAAATACTTATTGTTGAGGCAATCTCATCAATTGCATCAAGCAAAAATGTATCATTTGCAAATTCTTCTGCTTTTACAATATATACCAAAGAGTTGATTCCTCTTTCTGCATTATGAATAATCTCCCACGATCCAAATACTCTGTTATTATAACTATCGCTCATAAGCGAGTCAGATATTTCTTTTATTTTTGGTGTGTTTATATCAAATACTTTAACAATTCCAAATATTTCTCTTATCTTTGAATTTTTATATGAGTTTAGTCTTGATCTGATGATTACTTCTTCTTTTTCGTTATTGTTTATATCTTTAAATGCTATAAAGTCATTTTCTGAGTCTATTTTATATTCAATTTTGTTTTTATCTAAAAATTTTTTAATTCTCTTGTCGTACTGTATATTCTTATGATTGCAAGAAATGAGTGCAAAAATGATAATGATCATGCCGTAGAATAATGTATTAATATTCATTATTCTTGCAATTAGCATTGTATTATGTAACATATGATTATTATAATTTAATTATAAGGATTTTAAAAGTAATTTATGCGTCTTCCAGGTAGTGGCTATTCATATACTGTTATTCAATCTAAAAATAATTATTCACAAAAATCTTCTTTTGGAATTTCTTTTGTAATATTAAGCAGAGGAACAAAAATTTTTAGAGAAGATTTGTTTGAATTTTTATCAAATTTTGACTTTATAAGAGAAATAATTTCAATTGAAAAACAGAGCAATAGAAGTTCTTTGCAGTTTATTTCAGAAAGTTATGGTAAGTTAAAATTTATTTT
The window above is part of the Borreliella burgdorferi B31 genome. Proteins encoded here:
- a CDS encoding lipoprotein; protein product: MLIARIMNINTLFYGMIIIIFALISCNHKNIQYDKRIKKFLDKNKIEYKIDSENDFIAFKDINNNEKEEVIIRSRLNSYKNSKIREIFGIVKVFDINTPKIKEISDSLMSDSYNNRVFGSWEIIHNAERGINSLVYIVKAEEFANDTFLLDAIDEIASTISIFKKIITTNNENIDNNEENNNTNESNEQPTLKQEKTNSTKESNNELKEDQIEEELQEIKAQ